From Pseudomonas sp. StFLB209, a single genomic window includes:
- the tldD gene encoding metalloprotease TldD, whose amino-acid sequence MSDVSSVSEHLLAPGGLSLDNLQAVLGELAGPGIDAADLYFQGIISESWALEDGIVKEGSFNMDQGVGVRAQSGEKTGFAYSNAINLEALTAAAGAARSISRAGQQGRVQAFTAQDVTRLYAADNPLEVLSRAEKVELLKRIDIATRALDPRIQQVSVSMAGVWEQILVAAADGSLAADVRPLVRFNVSVIVEQNGRRERGGHGGGGRTDYRYFLNEDRAMGYAREALRQALVNLEAVPAPAGTLPVVLGSGWSGVLLHEAVGHGLEGDFNRKGSSAYSGRIGEMVASKLCTIVDDGTLAGRRGSLSVDDEGTPTQCTTLIENGVLKGYMQDKLNARLMGVARTGNGRRESYAHLPMPRMTNTYMLGGQSDPQEIIASVKKGIYCANLGGGQVDITSGKFVFSTSEAYLIEDGKITTPVKGATLIGNGPEAMSRVSMVGNDLKLDSGVGTCGKDGQSVPVGVGQPTLKLDAITVGGTGA is encoded by the coding sequence ATGAGTGACGTGTCCTCAGTCAGCGAACACCTTCTGGCCCCTGGCGGGTTGAGCCTGGATAACCTGCAAGCGGTGCTGGGCGAGCTGGCCGGGCCGGGAATCGACGCAGCCGATCTGTACTTCCAGGGCATCATTTCCGAGTCCTGGGCGCTGGAGGACGGTATCGTCAAGGAAGGCAGTTTCAACATGGACCAGGGCGTGGGCGTACGTGCCCAGTCGGGAGAAAAAACCGGTTTTGCCTACAGCAACGCCATCAATCTGGAAGCCCTGACGGCCGCCGCAGGCGCCGCCCGCTCGATTTCCCGTGCCGGTCAGCAGGGCCGGGTCCAGGCCTTCACTGCCCAGGATGTGACTCGCTTGTACGCGGCGGATAACCCGCTCGAAGTGCTCAGCCGTGCGGAAAAAGTCGAGTTGCTCAAACGCATCGACATCGCCACCCGGGCCCTGGACCCGCGCATTCAGCAAGTGTCGGTGAGCATGGCCGGGGTCTGGGAGCAGATTCTGGTCGCCGCCGCCGACGGTAGCCTGGCGGCCGATGTGCGGCCGCTGGTGCGCTTCAATGTCAGCGTGATCGTCGAGCAGAACGGCCGCCGCGAACGCGGTGGTCACGGTGGCGGCGGACGTACCGATTACCGCTACTTCCTCAATGAAGACCGGGCCATGGGCTATGCCCGTGAAGCGCTGCGCCAGGCGCTGGTCAACCTCGAAGCGGTGCCGGCTCCGGCTGGCACCCTGCCGGTGGTGCTCGGCTCGGGCTGGTCCGGTGTGCTGTTGCACGAAGCCGTTGGCCACGGTCTGGAAGGCGATTTCAACCGCAAGGGCAGCTCGGCCTACAGCGGCCGGATTGGCGAAATGGTTGCCTCCAAACTGTGCACCATCGTCGACGACGGTACCCTGGCAGGTCGCCGTGGTTCGCTGAGCGTCGATGACGAAGGCACCCCGACCCAATGCACCACCCTGATCGAGAACGGCGTGCTCAAGGGCTACATGCAGGACAAGCTCAATGCACGGCTGATGGGCGTGGCGCGCACCGGTAATGGTCGTCGTGAGTCCTACGCGCACCTGCCGATGCCGCGCATGACCAACACCTACATGCTTGGCGGGCAGAGCGATCCACAGGAAATCATCGCCTCGGTGAAAAAAGGCATCTACTGCGCCAACCTTGGCGGCGGTCAGGTCGACATCACCAGCGGCAAGTTCGTGTTTTCTACCAGCGAGGCGTACCTGATCGAAGACGGCAAAATCACTACGCCGGTCAAGGGTGCGACCCTGATCGGCAACGGTCCGGAAGCCATGAGCCGGGTGTCAATGGTCGGTAACGACCTGAAACTGGACAGTGGTGTCGGGACCTGTGGCAAGGATGGGCAATCGGTGCCGGTTGGCGTGGGGCAGCCGACCCTCAAGCTCGATGCGATCACTGTTGGCGGCACCGGAGCCTGA
- the yjgA gene encoding ribosome biogenesis factor YjgA, with translation MVDSYDDSLDGEKSKTQVKREMQALVELGERLTTFKPDLLDKLPLTDGLRKALAEAHKHTAHAARKRHILFIGKLMRDQDQEAILALVDQLDSSTRQYNERFHALERWRDRLIGGDDGDLEKFVVEYPEADRQQLRSLIRQAQHEVARNKPPASSRKIFKYIRELDELQRGLR, from the coding sequence ATGGTTGATTCTTACGACGACTCCCTCGACGGGGAGAAAAGCAAAACCCAGGTAAAACGCGAGATGCAGGCTCTGGTCGAGCTTGGCGAACGCCTGACCACCTTCAAACCCGACCTGCTCGACAAGCTGCCGCTGACCGACGGCTTGCGCAAGGCCCTGGCCGAGGCCCACAAGCACACGGCTCACGCCGCCCGTAAACGGCACATCCTGTTCATCGGCAAGCTGATGCGCGATCAGGACCAGGAGGCCATTCTGGCGCTGGTGGACCAGCTCGACAGCTCGACCCGTCAGTACAACGAGCGCTTTCACGCCCTTGAACGCTGGCGTGACCGGCTGATTGGCGGTGACGACGGCGACCTGGAAAAATTCGTCGTCGAGTACCCCGAAGCCGATCGCCAGCAGCTGCGTTCGCTGATCCGCCAGGCCCAGCACGAGGTGGCACGCAACAAACCGCCAGCCTCCAGCCGCAAGATCTTCAAGTACATTCGCGAGCTGGACGAGCTGCAGCGCGGCCTGCGTTAG
- the pmbA gene encoding metalloprotease PmbA has product MSATQSVGPQALSALEQQVEQIIAEARRQGATACEVAVSVDQGLSTSVRQREVETVEFNRDQGFGITLYVGQRKGSASTSAVGPEAIRETVAAALAIAEHTSEDQSSGLADAALMAREVKDFDLYHAWDITPEQAIEKALICEAAAFDADKRIKNADGTTLNTHQGCRVYGNSNGFIGGYASTRHSLSCVMIAEDGGQMQRDYWYDVNRQGSLLSDPVSIGRKAAERAASRLGARPVPTCEVPVLFSAELAGGLFGSFLGAISGGNLYRKSSFLEGALGQRLFPEWLTIDERPHLMRAMGSASFDGDGLATYAKPFVENGDLVSYVLSTYSGRKLGMPSTANAGGVHNLFVSHGSEDQAALIRRMGRGLLVTELMGSGLNMVTGDYSRGAAGFWVENGEIQFAVQEVTIAGNMRDMFRQIVAVGSDLELRGNIRTGSVLIERMTVAGS; this is encoded by the coding sequence ATGAGTGCAACCCAAAGCGTCGGCCCGCAGGCCTTGTCGGCCCTTGAGCAGCAGGTTGAGCAGATCATTGCCGAAGCCCGGCGTCAGGGCGCCACGGCCTGCGAAGTGGCGGTATCCGTGGACCAGGGGTTGTCGACCTCGGTGCGTCAGCGCGAAGTCGAGACTGTTGAATTCAATCGCGATCAGGGCTTTGGCATCACCCTGTATGTCGGCCAGCGTAAAGGGTCGGCCAGCACCTCGGCAGTCGGCCCTGAAGCGATCCGTGAAACCGTCGCCGCAGCGCTGGCGATTGCCGAACACACTTCCGAAGACCAAAGCTCCGGGCTCGCCGATGCGGCGTTGATGGCTCGCGAGGTAAAGGATTTCGACCTCTACCATGCCTGGGATATCACCCCGGAACAGGCCATCGAAAAAGCGCTGATCTGCGAAGCGGCAGCATTTGATGCCGACAAGCGGATCAAAAACGCCGATGGCACCACGCTCAATACCCATCAGGGCTGCCGTGTGTACGGCAACAGCAACGGCTTTATCGGCGGTTACGCCTCGACCCGGCATAGCCTGAGTTGCGTGATGATCGCCGAAGATGGCGGCCAGATGCAGCGCGATTACTGGTATGACGTCAACCGTCAGGGCTCTTTGCTGAGCGATCCGGTAAGCATTGGACGCAAGGCTGCCGAGCGCGCAGCCAGCCGTTTGGGAGCGCGTCCAGTACCCACTTGCGAAGTACCGGTCCTGTTCAGCGCCGAACTGGCCGGCGGGCTGTTCGGCAGTTTCCTGGGCGCGATCTCTGGCGGTAACCTGTACCGTAAGTCCTCTTTCCTTGAAGGCGCGCTGGGCCAGCGGCTGTTCCCTGAGTGGCTGACCATCGATGAACGGCCGCACCTGATGCGGGCAATGGGCAGCGCCTCGTTCGATGGTGACGGCCTTGCTACCTACGCCAAACCGTTTGTCGAAAATGGCGACCTTGTGTCGTATGTGCTGAGCACCTATTCAGGTCGCAAACTGGGTATGCCCAGCACCGCCAACGCTGGCGGGGTGCATAACCTGTTCGTCAGCCACGGCAGCGAAGACCAGGCGGCACTGATCCGGCGTATGGGTCGTGGCCTGCTGGTTACCGAACTGATGGGCAGCGGCCTGAACATGGTCACCGGCGACTACTCGCGCGGTGCGGCCGGCTTTTGGGTGGAGAATGGCGAGATCCAGTTTGCCGTTCAGGAAGTGACGATTGCCGGCAACATGCGTGACATGTTCAGGCAGATCGTCGCCGTTGGCAGCGATCTTGAACTGCGCGGCAACATCCGCACCGGCTCGGTCCTGATCGAGCGCATGACCGTCGCAGGTAGCTGA
- a CDS encoding class II fumarate hydratase: MSNTRIERDSMGELQVPAEALYGAQTQRAVDNFPISQQRMPKQFIRALLLAKAAAAKANLELEQISEGQSKAIVQAVNDLLGGDFMVHFPVDIFQTGSGTSSNMNANEVIATLATRILGDTVNANDHVNCGQSSNDIIPTTIHVSAALALHEHLLPALNHLLQVTEHKAGQVHQYVKTGRTHLMDAMPVRMSQVLNGWAQQVRANVEHLQALQPALQSLAQGGTAVGTGINAHPEFAKRFNAHLSALSGVSFTPGKDLFALIGSQDTAVAVSGQLKATAVSLMKIANDLRWMNSGPLAGLGEIELQALQPGSSIMPGKVNPVIPEATAMVAAQVIGNDAAITVAGQSGNFELNVMLPIVASNLLSSIELLANSSRLLADKAIASFKVNQEKLQEALSRNPILVTALNPIIGYQKAAEIAKKAYQQGRPIIDVALEHTDLQRSQLEVLLNPEKLTAGGI; this comes from the coding sequence ATGAGTAATACCCGTATCGAACGCGACAGCATGGGTGAACTGCAGGTCCCGGCCGAGGCCCTGTACGGCGCTCAGACCCAGCGTGCGGTAGACAACTTTCCGATCAGCCAGCAGCGCATGCCCAAGCAGTTCATCCGCGCCTTGCTGCTGGCCAAGGCCGCTGCTGCCAAGGCCAACCTGGAGCTTGAACAGATCAGCGAAGGGCAGAGCAAGGCGATTGTTCAGGCCGTCAATGATCTGCTGGGCGGCGATTTCATGGTGCATTTCCCGGTGGACATATTCCAGACCGGCTCGGGCACCAGTTCCAACATGAACGCCAACGAAGTGATCGCTACTCTGGCAACGCGCATCCTGGGCGACACGGTCAATGCCAACGATCACGTCAACTGTGGCCAGAGCAGCAACGACATTATCCCCACCACGATCCACGTCAGTGCTGCACTGGCGCTGCATGAGCATCTGCTGCCAGCGCTCAATCACCTGCTGCAAGTGACCGAACACAAGGCCGGTCAGGTGCATCAGTACGTCAAGACCGGCCGTACTCACCTGATGGACGCCATGCCAGTGCGCATGAGCCAGGTGCTCAACGGTTGGGCCCAGCAAGTGCGCGCCAATGTCGAGCACTTGCAGGCGTTGCAACCGGCCCTGCAGTCACTGGCTCAGGGCGGCACGGCGGTGGGCACCGGTATCAACGCCCATCCGGAGTTTGCCAAGCGGTTCAACGCCCACCTCAGTGCACTGAGTGGCGTGAGCTTTACGCCGGGCAAGGACCTGTTTGCCCTGATCGGCTCGCAAGACACGGCCGTGGCCGTGTCGGGCCAGCTCAAGGCCACTGCCGTGTCGCTGATGAAAATCGCCAACGACCTGCGCTGGATGAATTCCGGCCCACTGGCGGGCCTGGGTGAAATCGAACTGCAAGCCTTGCAGCCCGGTTCGTCGATCATGCCGGGCAAGGTCAACCCAGTGATTCCTGAAGCGACCGCCATGGTGGCTGCTCAGGTCATCGGCAACGATGCAGCCATCACCGTAGCGGGCCAGTCAGGCAACTTCGAACTTAACGTAATGCTGCCGATCGTGGCTTCGAATCTGCTCAGCAGCATTGAGCTATTGGCCAACTCCAGCCGCCTGTTGGCCGACAAGGCCATCGCCAGTTTCAAGGTCAATCAGGAAAAACTGCAGGAAGCGCTGTCGCGCAATCCGATTCTGGTGACCGCGTTGAACCCGATCATTGGTTATCAGAAAGCCGCTGAAATCGCCAAGAAGGCGTATCAACAAGGCCGGCCGATCATCGATGTCGCGCTGGAACATACCGACCTGCAACGCAGCCAGCTGGAAGTGTTGCTCAACCCTGAAAAACTCACCGCTGGCGGTATCTGA
- a CDS encoding tetratricopeptide repeat protein encodes MQHWKRIIEQANRCFNLGEWVEARELYLQALALAQVLFERWADPDEAVAAYVISHHNLADLHLSLGQPEESAEYLCAVHQRLLQAIQDSRLPETLRQAALRHSNKTYAELLSFISEHGEYPRTNRLLNSAGEHSRSSLHHHSATGQYQGVH; translated from the coding sequence ATGCAGCATTGGAAACGCATCATCGAACAAGCCAATCGCTGTTTCAATCTCGGCGAGTGGGTTGAAGCTCGTGAGTTATACCTCCAGGCCCTGGCGCTGGCCCAGGTGCTGTTCGAGCGCTGGGCCGACCCCGACGAAGCGGTCGCCGCCTACGTCATCTCGCACCACAATCTGGCCGATCTACACTTGAGCCTGGGGCAGCCTGAAGAAAGTGCCGAGTACCTTTGCGCGGTGCATCAACGGTTGTTACAGGCCATTCAGGATTCGCGTCTGCCCGAGACGCTGCGCCAGGCGGCGCTGCGCCATAGCAACAAGACCTACGCCGAGCTGTTGAGCTTCATCAGCGAACATGGCGAGTACCCGCGCACCAACAGATTGCTGAACAGCGCCGGCGAACACAGCCGTTCGTCGCTGCATCACCATTCAGCCACTGGCCAATACCAAGGAGTCCATTGA
- a CDS encoding superoxide dismutase, with amino-acid sequence MTYSLPALPYAYDALEPHVDAQTMEIHHTKHHQTYINNINAALEQPEYAQYKELSVEDLVRKIASLPEALRPVVKNHGGGHANHSLFWTVMSPEGDREPKGELASAIDAQLGGFAAFKEAFTKAATVQFGSGWAWLSVTPEKKLVVEHSGNQDSPLMHGNTPILGLDVWEHAYYLKYQNKRPEYIAAFYNVINWAEVARRYAAALA; translated from the coding sequence ATGACCTATAGCCTGCCTGCCTTGCCTTACGCCTACGATGCGCTGGAACCGCACGTCGATGCGCAAACCATGGAAATCCACCACACCAAACACCATCAGACCTACATCAACAACATCAACGCGGCCCTGGAGCAGCCTGAATACGCCCAGTACAAAGAACTGAGCGTCGAGGACCTGGTGCGCAAGATCGCCAGTCTGCCAGAGGCTCTGCGCCCGGTGGTCAAGAACCATGGCGGTGGCCACGCCAACCACTCGCTGTTCTGGACCGTGATGAGTCCTGAAGGTGATCGCGAGCCCAAAGGCGAGCTGGCCAGTGCCATCGATGCGCAACTGGGCGGCTTTGCAGCGTTCAAAGAGGCTTTCACCAAGGCTGCTACTGTCCAGTTCGGCAGTGGCTGGGCGTGGCTGAGCGTTACCCCGGAGAAAAAGCTGGTGGTCGAGCACAGCGGCAACCAGGACAGCCCGTTGATGCACGGCAATACGCCGATTCTTGGCCTGGATGTCTGGGAGCACGCTTACTACCTGAAGTATCAGAACAAGCGGCCGGAGTACATCGCTGCCTTCTACAACGTCATCAACTGGGCTGAAGTGGCGCGCCGTTACGCTGCTGCGCTGGCCTGA
- a CDS encoding HPr family phosphocarrier protein: protein MPARQITIINKLGLHARAAAKFVGVAGKFPCQIRVGRTPESMVDGKSIMAVMMLAAGKGTEIHLLTEGEQEDQALEGLVALINNYFDEGE, encoded by the coding sequence ATGCCCGCTCGTCAAATCACCATTATCAACAAACTGGGCCTGCATGCCCGCGCTGCTGCCAAGTTCGTCGGCGTCGCCGGCAAGTTCCCCTGCCAGATCCGGGTTGGCCGCACCCCAGAGAGCATGGTCGACGGCAAGAGCATCATGGCCGTCATGATGCTGGCCGCCGGCAAGGGCACCGAAATTCACCTGCTCACCGAGGGCGAGCAGGAAGATCAGGCACTCGAAGGGCTGGTAGCGCTGATCAACAATTATTTTGATGAAGGCGAATAA
- the rapZ gene encoding RNase adapter RapZ: MRMIIVSGRSGSGKSTALDMLEDNGFYCVDNLPAGLLPELAERALLNTEQSEPLLAVSIDARNMPSHLTRFPQILDEVRARHIHCDVLYLDADDATLLKRFSETRRRHPLSNSQRSLAEAIRDESVLLGPIIDLADLKINTTHLNLYQLRDTIKLRLLNKPEPGTAFLIESFGFKRGMPVDADLVFDVRCLPNPYWKPELREHSGLDPVVAEYLAAQPDVEEMFQDIFAHLNKWLPRFAASNRSYVTVAIGCTGGHHRSVYLTERLGQVLQQSLKNVQVRHRDLS; the protein is encoded by the coding sequence ATGCGCATGATCATCGTCAGTGGCCGCTCCGGTTCGGGCAAGAGCACCGCGCTCGACATGCTCGAAGACAACGGTTTCTACTGCGTCGACAATCTGCCGGCAGGCTTGCTGCCTGAACTGGCCGAACGCGCGTTGCTCAATACCGAACAAAGCGAGCCGCTGCTGGCTGTGTCCATCGACGCACGCAACATGCCCAGCCACCTCACCCGCTTCCCGCAGATCCTCGATGAGGTACGCGCTCGGCACATCCACTGTGATGTGCTGTATCTGGACGCCGACGACGCTACCCTGCTCAAACGTTTCTCGGAAACCCGGCGACGCCATCCGCTGAGCAACTCGCAGCGCTCGCTGGCCGAAGCCATACGTGACGAAAGCGTACTGCTGGGGCCGATCATTGATCTGGCCGACCTGAAGATCAACACCACACACCTGAACCTCTATCAGTTGCGTGACACCATCAAGCTGCGCCTGCTGAACAAGCCCGAGCCCGGTACGGCTTTCCTGATCGAGTCGTTCGGCTTCAAGCGTGGCATGCCGGTGGACGCCGATCTGGTGTTCGACGTGCGCTGCCTGCCCAACCCCTACTGGAAGCCGGAGCTACGCGAGCATTCGGGGCTTGATCCGGTGGTAGCCGAATACCTCGCGGCCCAGCCCGATGTGGAAGAAATGTTTCAGGACATCTTCGCCCATCTCAACAAGTGGCTGCCGCGGTTTGCCGCCAGTAACCGCTCCTACGTGACCGTCGCCATCGGCTGCACCGGCGGGCATCACCGTTCGGTCTATCTGACCGAACGCCTGGGCCAGGTCCTGCAACAATCACTCAAGAACGTTCAGGTTCGTCACCGCGACCTCAGTTGA
- the ptsN gene encoding PTS IIA-like nitrogen regulatory protein PtsN, with the protein MIRLEDILTPGRSQVNVPGGSKKRVLEQIANLIGREVPTLDTQTVFESLVAREKLGSTGFGNGIAIPHCRLAACSAPVSAVLHLEAPVDFDAIDGAPVDLLFVLLVPEAATDEHLELLRQIASMLDRAEVRERLRAAHSGEALHHAVLDELKGR; encoded by the coding sequence ATGATCCGACTTGAAGACATCCTGACCCCCGGCCGTTCCCAGGTTAACGTGCCGGGGGGCAGTAAAAAACGCGTACTCGAACAGATTGCCAACCTGATTGGCCGCGAAGTACCTACGCTGGATACTCAAACCGTATTCGAGAGTCTGGTCGCCCGCGAAAAGCTCGGATCGACCGGCTTTGGCAACGGCATTGCCATTCCTCACTGCCGCCTCGCCGCCTGCAGCGCGCCGGTGAGCGCTGTCCTGCACCTGGAAGCACCGGTTGATTTTGACGCCATCGATGGCGCACCGGTCGATCTGCTGTTCGTGTTGCTGGTTCCCGAAGCTGCCACCGATGAACATCTGGAGCTGTTACGCCAGATCGCCAGCATGCTCGACCGCGCCGAAGTGCGTGAGCGCCTGCGCGCGGCACACAGCGGTGAGGCGCTTCATCACGCCGTGCTGGATGAACTGAAAGGCCGGTGA
- the hpf gene encoding ribosome hibernation-promoting factor, HPF/YfiA family, with amino-acid sequence MQVNISGHQLEVTKPLREYVELKLKKLEGHFDKITNVQVTMTVEKLKQKIEATMHIHGGEVVANAEHDDMYAAIDLLTDKLDRQLLKHKEKQQSILKGATAR; translated from the coding sequence ATGCAAGTCAATATCAGTGGACATCAACTGGAAGTGACCAAGCCCCTGCGCGAATATGTGGAGCTCAAACTCAAAAAACTCGAAGGACATTTCGACAAGATCACCAATGTCCAGGTCACCATGACCGTCGAGAAACTGAAACAGAAAATCGAAGCCACCATGCACATCCATGGCGGTGAGGTCGTGGCCAACGCCGAGCATGACGACATGTATGCCGCCATCGACCTGCTCACCGACAAGCTCGACAGACAATTGCTCAAGCATAAGGAAAAGCAGCAAAGCATCCTCAAAGGTGCGACCGCTCGCTAA
- a CDS encoding RNA polymerase factor sigma-54: MKPSLVLRMGQQLTMTPQLQQAIRLLQLSTLDLQQEIQEALESNPMLERQEEGDDFDNSDPMADNIENKPASEQPEPSFQETATTVDNLEEGDWSERIPNELPVDTAWEDIYQTSASSLPGSDDDEWDFTTRTSAGESLQSHLLWQLNVAPMSDTDRLIAVTLIDCINGQGYLEEPLEELLEAFDPELDIELDEIEAVLHRIQQFEPAGVGARTLSECLLLQLRQLPAKSPWLAEAQRLVSDYIDLLGSRDYSQLMRRMKLKEDELRQVIELVQSLNPRPGSQIESSEPEYVVPDVIVRKDTDRWLVELNQEAVPRLRVNPQYAGFVRRADTSADNTFMRNQLQEARWFIKSLQSRNETLMKVATQIVEHQRGFLEYGDEAMKPLVLHDIAEAVGMHESTISRVTTQKFMHTPRGIYELKYFFSSHVSTSEGGECSSTAIRAIIKKLVAAENQKKPLSDSKIAGLLEAQGIQVARRTVAKYRESLGIAPSSERKRLM; the protein is encoded by the coding sequence ATGAAACCATCGCTAGTCTTGAGAATGGGCCAGCAGCTGACGATGACACCGCAGCTGCAACAGGCTATCCGCTTGCTTCAGCTATCGACTCTGGACCTGCAGCAGGAAATCCAGGAAGCGCTGGAATCCAACCCCATGCTGGAGCGCCAGGAAGAAGGCGACGACTTCGATAATTCCGACCCGATGGCGGACAATATCGAAAACAAGCCGGCCAGCGAACAGCCGGAACCAAGCTTCCAGGAAACCGCCACGACCGTGGACAACCTTGAAGAAGGCGACTGGAGCGAGCGTATTCCCAATGAGCTGCCGGTCGACACGGCGTGGGAAGACATCTACCAGACCAGCGCCAGCAGCCTGCCCGGCAGCGACGATGACGAGTGGGACTTCACCACCCGCACATCGGCCGGTGAAAGCCTGCAGAGCCACCTGCTGTGGCAGCTCAATGTCGCGCCGATGTCCGACACCGATCGCCTGATCGCCGTCACCCTGATCGACTGCATCAATGGCCAGGGTTACCTGGAAGAGCCTCTGGAAGAACTTCTGGAAGCCTTCGATCCTGAACTGGACATCGAACTCGACGAGATCGAAGCCGTCCTGCACCGCATCCAGCAGTTCGAACCGGCCGGTGTCGGTGCGCGCACCCTCAGCGAATGCCTGCTCCTGCAATTGCGCCAGCTCCCGGCCAAGAGCCCTTGGCTGGCTGAAGCGCAGCGCTTGGTCAGCGACTACATCGACTTGTTGGGCAGCCGCGACTACTCGCAACTGATGCGGCGCATGAAACTCAAGGAAGATGAACTGCGCCAGGTCATCGAGCTGGTGCAAAGCCTCAATCCGCGCCCGGGTTCGCAAATCGAATCCAGCGAGCCGGAATATGTGGTGCCGGACGTCATCGTGCGCAAGGACACCGACCGCTGGCTGGTGGAGCTGAACCAGGAAGCGGTGCCGCGCCTGCGCGTCAACCCGCAATATGCCGGCTTCGTGCGCCGTGCCGATACCAGCGCCGACAACACCTTCATGCGTAACCAGTTGCAGGAAGCACGCTGGTTCATCAAGAGCCTGCAAAGCCGCAACGAGACCCTGATGAAGGTGGCCACCCAGATCGTCGAGCACCAGCGCGGCTTTCTCGAATACGGCGATGAGGCCATGAAGCCGTTGGTGCTGCACGATATTGCCGAAGCGGTTGGCATGCACGAGTCGACCATTTCCCGGGTCACCACCCAGAAATTCATGCATACCCCGCGTGGCATCTACGAGTTGAAGTACTTCTTCTCCAGCCATGTCAGCACTTCCGAAGGCGGTGAATGCTCCTCCACAGCCATCCGCGCAATCATCAAGAAACTGGTTGCTGCGGAAAATCAGAAAAAGCCATTGAGTGATAGCAAGATCGCTGGTTTACTGGAAGCACAAGGCATTCAGGTCGCCCGTCGCACCGTCGCCAAGTACCGCGAATCGCTGGGCATTGCGCCATCGAGCGAACGCAAGCGGCTGATGTGA
- the lptB gene encoding LPS export ABC transporter ATP-binding protein produces MATLKAQHLAKSYKSRQVVRDVSLSIDSGQIVGLLGPNGAGKTTCFYMIVGLVQADQGRVLIDDLDVSHQPMHGRARAGIGYLPQEASIFRKLTVADNIMAILETRKELDAAARRAELESLLQEFHITHIRDSLGMSLSGGERRRVEIARALATAPKFILLDEPFAGVDPISVGDIKQIIHHLKAKGIGVLITDHNVRETLDICETAYIVNDGQLIAEGDAETILANQLVKEVYLGHEFRL; encoded by the coding sequence ATGGCGACGCTTAAAGCCCAGCATCTGGCCAAGAGCTACAAGAGCCGCCAGGTCGTACGCGATGTCAGCCTGTCCATTGACAGCGGACAGATCGTCGGCCTGCTGGGCCCTAACGGCGCCGGCAAGACCACCTGCTTCTACATGATCGTCGGCCTGGTCCAGGCCGATCAGGGGCGAGTGCTGATCGATGACCTCGATGTCAGCCACCAACCCATGCATGGTCGCGCACGCGCCGGCATCGGTTATCTGCCACAGGAAGCCTCGATCTTCCGCAAGCTGACCGTGGCCGACAACATCATGGCGATCCTGGAAACCCGCAAGGAACTGGACGCCGCCGCACGCCGCGCCGAACTGGAAAGCCTGCTGCAGGAATTCCATATCACCCATATCCGCGATAGCCTCGGCATGAGCCTCTCCGGCGGCGAGCGTCGCCGCGTAGAGATCGCCCGCGCGCTGGCCACGGCCCCCAAGTTCATCCTGCTCGACGAGCCTTTCGCCGGGGTAGACCCGATTTCCGTGGGTGATATCAAGCAGATCATTCACCACCTCAAGGCCAAGGGCATCGGCGTACTGATCACCGATCACAACGTGCGCGAGACCCTGGACATCTGCGAGACCGCCTACATCGTCAACGACGGCCAGTTGATTGCCGAAGGCGATGCAGAAACCATCCTGGCCAACCAGCTGGTGAAAGAGGTGTACCTGGGCCACGAGTTCCGTTTGTAG
- the lptA gene encoding lipopolysaccharide transport periplasmic protein LptA, producing MRLVKTLPFLLGLSAALGSASAWSLPTDRDQPIHIQSDDAQLDDKKGIATYKGNVIITQGSMKITGNTVTITRNAQGEVDVFTSVGNLAYYEQKPSVDKPIVQAYAVTIQYYAAQDRIVLIDKAKVINDGNTSEGEKIVYDTVRQVVSAGRATGSQVTAPRPRIDMVIQPKKKPEQQQKAQ from the coding sequence ATGAGGCTCGTTAAAACCCTTCCTTTCTTGCTCGGCCTGAGCGCAGCACTGGGAAGCGCGAGCGCCTGGTCCCTGCCAACTGACCGTGATCAGCCGATCCACATTCAGTCCGATGACGCGCAGCTGGACGACAAAAAAGGCATCGCCACCTACAAGGGCAATGTCATCATCACCCAGGGCTCGATGAAGATCACCGGCAACACCGTGACCATCACCCGTAACGCCCAGGGTGAAGTCGACGTGTTCACCTCGGTCGGCAACCTGGCCTACTACGAGCAGAAGCCTTCGGTGGACAAACCCATCGTCCAGGCCTATGCAGTGACCATCCAGTACTACGCAGCACAGGATCGCATCGTGCTGATCGACAAGGCCAAGGTCATCAACGACGGCAACACGTCAGAAGGCGAGAAGATCGTCTATGACACTGTGCGCCAGGTGGTCAGTGCCGGCCGCGCTACCGGCAGCCAGGTCACTGCGCCACGTCCGCGCATCGACATGGTCATCCAGCCGAAAAAGAAACCCGAACAGCAGCAGAAGGCCCAGTAA